The Nocardioides luti genome contains a region encoding:
- a CDS encoding VOC family protein, with the protein MDISPKLDLVILDCPNALQLAQFYSALLSWPLEEGADESFATLTPPGGGVSPDNPEGRATLAFQRIDDWVTPTWPGGQHPQQFHLDFSVGDIDAAEPQVLACGARRHQHQPSVDGGFRVYLDPVGHPFCLIR; encoded by the coding sequence ATGGATATCAGCCCGAAACTCGACCTCGTGATCCTCGACTGCCCCAATGCGCTGCAACTCGCCCAGTTCTACTCCGCATTGCTGAGTTGGCCCCTCGAAGAGGGAGCCGACGAATCGTTCGCGACACTCACCCCACCCGGCGGCGGTGTGTCACCTGACAACCCCGAGGGCCGAGCCACCCTCGCGTTTCAACGGATCGACGATTGGGTGACGCCGACCTGGCCCGGCGGTCAACACCCGCAACAGTTCCACTTGGACTTCAGTGTCGGCGACATCGACGCCGCTGAGCCCCAGGTGCTCGCCTGTGGGGCGCGGCGACACCAGCACCAGCCGTCCGTCGACGGCGGGTTTCGGGTGTACTTGGACCCCGTCGGACATCCCTTCTGCCTGATTCGATGA
- a CDS encoding HEAT repeat domain-containing protein gives MTGRASWGKTPRQSVEEECARRGKDEVVAGCIALLRGDDGDGALIFALGGPPARWAVEGGEPGPPYWLRVWALRGLLWAWDDDALPAVETALNDEAWRVREMALKVVARHRLEDLIDPVVAMREDESARVRAAVSRAETCLARGSR, from the coding sequence GTGACCGGCCGCGCTTCTTGGGGCAAGACACCTCGGCAAAGCGTCGAGGAGGAATGCGCGCGTCGGGGCAAGGACGAGGTCGTCGCGGGTTGTATCGCCTTGCTTCGAGGCGACGACGGCGATGGAGCGTTGATCTTCGCTCTAGGTGGCCCTCCGGCGCGCTGGGCGGTCGAGGGTGGCGAGCCTGGGCCTCCCTACTGGTTGCGGGTCTGGGCGCTGCGCGGCCTGCTTTGGGCTTGGGACGACGATGCCCTGCCAGCTGTGGAGACAGCACTGAACGACGAAGCGTGGCGTGTGCGCGAGATGGCCCTGAAAGTGGTCGCCCGACATCGGCTGGAAGACTTGATCGACCCCGTCGTCGCGATGCGAGAAGACGAATCGGCGCGGGTCCGAGCCGCCGTTTCGCGTGCGGAGACCTGCCTCGCTCGAGGCAGCAGATAG